In one Juglans regia cultivar Chandler chromosome 11, Walnut 2.0, whole genome shotgun sequence genomic region, the following are encoded:
- the LOC109009473 gene encoding lachrymatory-factor synthase has protein sequence MERNSPPAPPKWEGKVSARLNGAVADQIWPLFKDFFNFHKWFPGLATCYGIHGTNGEPGCIRDCAGFSIPSDSGGDSVSWSNERLIAVDDDSRSLSYEIVDCNIGFESYVATVKIVPQGDDGQAGCVIEWSFTVDPVEGWARDDLVRRYEVGLQRMAQRMEDALREGMERDG, from the coding sequence ATGGAGCGAAACTCACCGCCGGCACCGCCCAAATGGGAAGGCAAGGTTTCCGCAAGACTAAACGGTGCCGTCGCTGACCAAATATGGCCTTTGTTCAAGGACTTCTTCAACTTCCACAAGTGGTTTCCTGGCTTAGCCACTTGCTACGGCATCCACGGCACCAACGGTGAGCCCGGCTGCATCCGAGACTGCGCCGGATTCTCCATCCCCTCCGACTCCGGTGGCGATTCCGTCAGCTGGTCCAACGAAAGATTAATTGCCGTCGATGACGATTCACGTAGCTTAAGCTACGAGATCGTGGACTGCAATATTGGGTTCGAGTCGTACGTTGCGACGGTGAAGATTGTTCCACAGGGTGATGATGGCCAAGCTGGATGTGTGATCGAGTGGTCGTTCACCGTTGATCCGGTGGAAGGGTGGGCACGGGATGATTTGGTGAGGAGGTATGAGGTGGGCCTGCAGCGCATGGCCCAGAGGATGGAGGATGCACTGCGAGAGGGAATGGAGCGTGACGGGTAG